In Vigna angularis cultivar LongXiaoDou No.4 chromosome 8, ASM1680809v1, whole genome shotgun sequence, one DNA window encodes the following:
- the LOC108343972 gene encoding uncharacterized protein LOC108343972 encodes MGNSIRRVGLLSTVRAGEDEPFHYKLGRKISIDLSERKFTVDSSGGWTEQWTMSYSVDVSTSTLTLTRSGKGEGAKGLRIKLSGVIPAETGNFVEHGLDMVVQTVTESDATVRRTSYNVNCPTAAVDRSEQFHEEGRVTETKFYFFGSGDAGSLTVLEMKKKKIGERRCYAVTLAHYFASINDFSRNKTDVGLSIVVKIRVSKGNLEVTVQGPEQHPAFGLRYLFDEVMRTKIWKPTLCPHCATIQKQPSTKISQSDSDDSKSVPVARRHGGSQENLRVVDNGGKFNGNDVRFFGSRCWKTLFLSLIQVD; translated from the exons ATGGGAAACAGTATTCGCAGAGTTGGTCTTCTCAGTACTGTTAGGGCTGGGGAGGATGAACCTTTCCATTATAAGTTGGGAAGAAAAATTTCCATTGACTTGTCAGAAAGAAAGTTTACGGTAGACAGCAGTGGAGGATGGACTGAGCAGTGGACCATGTCATACTCTGTAGATGTTTCAACTTCTACACTCACTCTAACTAGAAGTGGTAAAGGTGAAGGTGCCAAGGGTTTACGCATAAAACTCTCCGGCGTAATTCCAGCCGAAACTGGAAATTTTGTAGAGCACGGTTTAGATATGGTCGTACAAACAGTCACTGAATCGGATGCTACGGTACGTAGAACCAGTTACAATGTAAATTGTCCAACGGCAGCGGTTGACCGTAGCGAGCAGTTTCATGAAGAAGGAAGAGTTACGGagacaaaattttatttctttgggTCTGGAGACGCAGGGAGTCTTACTGTTTtggaaatgaagaagaagaagattgggGAAAGGCGATGTTATGCAGTGACTCTGGCGCATTATTTTGCCAGTATCAATgatttttcaagaaataaaacaGATGTTGGTCTTTCTATAGTAGTAAAGATTCGAGTATCCAAGGGAAATTTGGAAGTAACGGTGCAGGGCCCTGAGCAACACCCTGCTTTTGGATTACGTTACTTGTTTGACGAAGTCATGAGAACCAAGATTTGGAAGCCTACATTATGCCCACACTGTGCTACTATCCAGAAGCAACCTAGCACAAAGATTTCGCAGTCTGACAGCGATGACAGTAAGAGTGTCCCGGTGGCACGGCGTCATGGTGGTAGCCAGGAAAATTTAAGAGTTGTTGACAATGGTGGAAAGTTCAATGGCAACG ATGTTAGGTTTTTTGGTTCGCGTTGTTGGAAGACTCTCTTCTTGTCCCTAATACAAGTAGACTGA